TTTCAGTTTGTGAGCAAAAGACACGATCCTCTCCTTTATTCATCTTTCCCCTTTTCAGGTTGTCCATGGTCATCATTTTGTTATGAGATACTAGCCAGAGGAAATTCTCAACTTCTGAAGGTACTTTATTcaaatgcaaggtgcttagggtgGTGCTAGTCAACACAGCCCGTGGAGCAGGCGGGCAGCAAAGGTACTACATGGAGAACATCAAAGGTTTGTATCTCTTCTTAGGAGTAAGTTTATGGCACAATAGACAATTCAACTATATAAATTGTATTGTCTTCAGCTGCCGCGACAGCGGATGTCAAAGGTAGCCCTTGCAGTGAATAACTATTCAACATCAACATGAATAATCTATTACCTTGCAAATTATTTCAGTTATGCTGGAGAATCCAAAAAATTGTTTTGGTGCATTGCAGAAACTTTCAGCTACTACTAAACTAATTTGTCAACATTCTGGAGAGGCTGCGGCATTTCTCAGTAGAGGTTTAATCATTTTTGCGGAAAAAAGAGGTGCGGTATAACAGAAGATTTTTGAACTAGTACATTTACAAGAAAGAAAAATATCATCACATATAACGCTAAATTGCTAATGCCCTTGATGGAGCCTCTAGAGAACAAGAGAATTGTAACTGGAATAGGAGACGAGGaaatgttttttctttcttttacgtGGAGGATACAATCTTCAAACTTCAGTATATATATAAGTATATCACAACACTGCACATACAAATATCAGAGTTTTGCTTTGGTACACCCTCATTAAAAGTTTGCACCACTCTTAAAGTTACTTAAAGAGGGTATTCTCATGCATTCAGGACCAACTAATTCTACATCCTACTTTCCCAATGCATCAAACAAGATATCAGAACAATCCAATATTTTTGATTGAAAGGGTATCTTATATAATCTTCCTATATGTCTTACAGATGCATAATATAATACAGTAAGTTCATGGCACAACAGACAATTTAACTATACAGATCATCTTCTTCAGCTGCTGTGGTAGAGGATGCGAAAGGATCTGTCGCAGAGGTAGTTCCTGCCGCCGGCTGATCAGCGAACCGGAACTCGGTGCCAAAACCACGGGACTGCTGCAGCGTCTGAGCAAAGGCCTGGTATTTGCGAATATCAGCATCGCTCACACTCCGGCGTGCATACCTCATGCTCTCCTCGAAGTGAGCAGCCTTGATCTCGTCCACCTCGTCTTCCTCCATGGCTTCAGGGTTTTCCTTCAGCCGCCTCTCCTTTTCCATGTCCTTCTCAATGTTCTCTCTGATGGCGTATTTGCACGCACGCTGGCAGATTTCCGTGATGTCTGCGCCGCTGAACCCTTGCGTGTATTTAGCGAGTGCATTCAGGTCGACGTCCTTGGCCACAGGAGACTTCCTGAGGCAGGCCCTGAAGATCTGGAGTCTGGATTCAANNNNNNNNNNGTCAGGCAGAGGAATGTAGATAAGCTGATCAAGGCGCCCCGGCCTCAGCAAGGCAGGATCTATGATGTCTGGCCTGTTGGTGGCACCGATGATGAACACGGTTTTCTTGGCATTCATTCCGTCCATCTCGGTAAGAAGCTGATTCAGCACCCTATCAGCGGCACCTCCGGCGTCACCGACACTGTTTCCTCTCTGGGTGGCAATCGAGTCGAGCTCATCGAAAAAGAGGACACATGGTGCCGACTGCCTTGCCTTATCGAAAATCTCACGCACATTGGCCTCGCTCTCGCCAAACCACATGGTAAGCAGCTCCGGTCCTTTGATGCTGATGAAGTTAGCCTGGCACTCGTTAGCAATCGCCTTGGCCAACAAGGTCTTGCCGCAGCCCGGAGGGCCATAGAACAGAACACCTTTGGAGGGAGACATGCCAAACTTCTCAAACTTCTCTGGGTACTCCACCGGATACTGGACGGTCTCCTGCAGCTCCCTTTTGACACCCTCCAGACCGCCAACATCTTCCCAAGAGACATTTGGAACTTCCACTACAGTTTCACGAAGGGCGGAAGGGTTGCTTGTCCCCAGTGCAATCTTGAAGTGGTCGTTGGTGACAGCCATAGAATTCAGTATCTCAGCATCAATGGTGTCATCCTCGAGGTCGATAACATCCATCTTCTCGCGAATGCACTGAAGAGCAGCCTCGGTACATAGGGCGGCGAGATCAGCGCCGACATACCCATGAGTGTCCCTCGAGACATGCTCCAGCTCAACATCTTCAGCTAGCTTCATGTTTTTGGTGTGAATCCGGAGAACCTCAAGCCGCCCAACTTCATCGGGGACTCCAATGTCGATCTCCCAGTCAAACCTCCCAAACCTTCTGAGAGCAGGGTCGATGCTGTTCGGGCGGTTGGTAGCACCCATGACAATAACATGTGCGCGGGACTTGAGCCCGTCCATGAGAGTGAGCAGCTGCGAGACGATCCGCCTTTCGACTTCTCCGTTGGTCTTGTCTCTCTTTGGTGCTATGGAATCAATCTCATCGATGAAGATGATGGCCGGCGCATTCTTCTCGGCCTCTTCAAACGCCTTCCTGAGGTTGCTCTCGCTCTCTCCGGCCATCTTCGACATGATCTCCGGACCATTGATCAGGAAGAAGAAGGCACCTGTTTCATTAGCCACCGCTCTGGCAATGAGGGTCTTGCTGGTCCCAGGTGGCCCATACAGCAAGATGCCCTTTGGAGGCTTCACACCGATGCATTTGAACAGCTGAGGGTGGCGCAGTGGGAGCTCGACCAGCTCCCTGATCTGGGCCATCTGCTTCCTGACTCCGCCGACATCGTCGTAGCCGACCTCGTCGAGCCTCTCCTCATCCTCCCGCTTGACAGGCTCGCCGTCACAGAATATCTCCGTGTCAGAGGCGACGATGCAGTACTCGGCAGGGTCGGTCTCCACAACCTTGAACTCCATGCTCGTCATGCCGCCCCTCACCAGGAATAGGTCCCATTTCCTGAGGGGACGATAGGCCTCGAGGAAGTAGGGTCTCAGGAAGGCGTCGAACAGGTTTCCGGCGATCCCTTGGACGGTGTCGTCGACGGGGAGTACGTGCACGCGCTTCCCGTACTTGACGTCCGGGCACTGATGGACGGAGACGACGTCGCCGAGCCGGACCCTCAGGTTCTTCCTGACGACCTTGTTCATCCGGACCTTGGTCTTGTCGCACGTGTCGTCTGGGAGCAGAATGCAGACCGTGTCCTTCCGCTTCTTGCCCTTGAGCAGGACGATGTCGCCGTGGAAGAGCTCGAGGCTGTCCATGGTGTCCGGGTGCAGGGCGACGGTGGAGTTCTCGTCGTTGGTCGCCTCGTCGACCACCAGCCGGTTCGGCGACTTCTTCCTCTCCAGGATCGCCGTGGAGTAGTCCTTCTTCCCGCTCGCGTCGCCCTGGCTCGCCATGGCAAGCGGGATTGTCTCGATTCATTTCAGTTGTTTTCCTTGGGAAAGTGGGTAAACGATCCTTGGATCCTTGGTCTCGTGGTGCGATGTGAGGAGGAAGTTGAGGCTGACCTTTATAGGTTCTTCCTCCCTGTTCCTGGAGTAGGGGGTTGGTGTCGGAGTTCTCAATCGGAGTCGCTGAAACAAGTCCGAGACGAAAGGGAAGTGAACGAGAGTCCAGTCCAGGTAGGAGACGGTCGATCGAGGAAGACTCGGTGTCAGGCTCAGGATCCTGCTAATCTGAACCTGAAGATAACTGAAGAAATCGACAGCGAGACACGGACTGAAGAAACGACGCACGAAGAGAACGATACGATGGACGGCTGCGATTGAAGCTCGCCAGATCAACCAACGGCTCACATCGACGCTCAGCTCCCCTGTTTACCGTCCGACAAATTTATAACAGTTAAAAACTGAATCttgtttcgcaaaaaaaaaacttgtTCACTGCGCTTCAGTTAACTGCCGTGGGTCATTTCCTGCCCATAAGTAGCTCGCACATTCCGTGGATCGGGCATCATCTTTTTCTTCAACTACTGTAACTAGCTCTAGAACCCTAGCTACTTTTTTTTAAAGCAACTGATTTTATTTCTTATATAATGGACATATCGTCTACAAGTGAATGAGAAATAAAATCAGGGATTATAGATTCCCAAAACAGAGAAATTTTCACTAAATGAGTTCTTGGCTAGGCTATGAGCTACTTCATTTGCTTCACCTGGGCACTGTGTAAGAAACACTTACGAAGTCCATCGCTAACTGTTTGCACTCGAGCATCATTGAAACATCTGAACCAACATTTTTTTGATAAAGGGCGATTTTATTATctcaaatgtagcatcaagcggatacaaaacattatgagtaacacccggcctctgcataactagaatGCACACAGTCAAACATCAAAGTCTGACACTAGAAAAGGTAAGAAAACCGACAATACGACAACAGTAGAGTCCTATGGACTGACACTTTGCCTATGTCGAACTCGGCGGTGGATCGATCCGgaggttatgctgccacccatgttgggaaaaaaccTCCAAC
This sequence is a window from Triticum aestivum cultivar Chinese Spring unplaced genomic scaffold, IWGSC CS RefSeq v2.1 scaffold49806, whole genome shotgun sequence. Protein-coding genes within it:
- the LOC123172095 gene encoding cell division control protein 48 homolog E-like; amino-acid sequence: MASQGDASGKKDYSTAILERKKSPNRLVVDEATNDENSTVALHPDTMDSLELFHGDIVLLKGKKRKDTVCILLPDDTCDKTKVRMNKVVRKNLRVRLGDVVSVHQCPDVKYGKRVHVLPVDDTVQGIAGNLFDAFLRPYFLEAYRPLRKWDLFLVRGGMTSMEFKVVETDPAEYCIVASDTEIFCDGEPVKREDEERLDEVGYDDVGGVRKQMAQIRELVELPLRHPQLFKCIGVKPPKGILLYGPPGTSKTLIARAVANETGAFFFLINGPEIMSKMAGESESNLRKAFEEAEKNAPAIIFIDEIDSIAPKRDKTNGEVERRIVSQLLTLMDGLKSRAHVIVMGATNRPNSIDPALRRFGRFDWEIDIGVPDEVGRLEVLRIHTKNMKLAEDVELEHVSRDTHGYVGADLAALCTEAALQCIREKMDVIDLEDDTIDAEILNSMAVTNDHFKIALGTSNPSALRETVVEVPNVSWEDVGGLEGVKRELQETVQYPVEYPEKFEKFGMSPSKGVLFYGPPGCGKTLLAKAIANECQANFISIKGPELLTMWFGESEANVREIFDKARQSAPCVLFFDELDSIATQRGNSVGDAGGAADRVLNQLLTEMDGMNAKKTVFIIGATNRPDIIDPALLRPGRLDQLIYIPLPDXXXXESRLQIFRACLRKSPVAKDVDLNALAKYTQGFSGADITEICQRACKYAIRENIEKDMEKERRLKENPEAMEEDEVDEIKAAHFEESMRYARRSVSDADIRKYQAFAQTLQQSRGFGTEFRFADQPAAGTTSATDPFASSTTAAEEDDLYS